The Spiroplasma corruscae DNA window TTCCATTACTTGATATAAATGATATGACAAAATCTATTTCAAACGAAGATATGCTAAACATGGAAGCAGCTTTATTAAATAGTGTTAAATTATACAACTATAGTTTAAAATATCCTAAATTATTTCAAGTAGCTAAAAACATTGTTGGCTTACCAAGACAGTCAGGGACTCATGCAGCTGGAGTAGTGTTTTGCGATAAGTTAATGAATGAAGTTGTTCCATTAAAAGTTGGAATAAATGGTATATTACAAACTCAATATCCGATGAACTACCTTGAAAGAATAGGATTAATAAAAACAGATATTCTAGGGTTACGGAATCTTACAATACTTCAAGATATATTAACTCTTATAAATAAAAATACAAATGAGAATTTGGCTTTAGAAAATATAGATCTCAATGATGAAATGACCTTTAATACCCTTAATAAGGGTGATACTTTAGGAGTATTTCAATTAGAATCAAAAGGAATGACAAACTTACTTGTTTCTATGAAGGTAAAATCCATTGATGATATTGCAATTACTAGTGCTTTGTATAGACCGGGACCGCAAGATAATATTCAAGAGTTTCTAAATAGAAAAAATAATAAGATAAAAAAATGGAATGTAAATGAAAAACTTAAAGGAATATTAGAAAATACATATGGTGTTATAGTTTATCAAGAACAGATATTAGAGATATTAAAAACAGTTTCAAAAATGTCTTATAGCAGAGCTGATATTGTTAGAAGGGCAATAAGTAAAAAAGATCAAAACTTATTGCACACAGAAAGAGAAAGTTTTATTAATAGTGCAAAAAACAATGATTACTCAGAGTCAGAATCTATTGAGTTATGAAACTATATTGAAAAGTTCGCAAACTATGGTTTTAATAAATCTCACTCGGTTTCCTATTCTTTTATTAGTTACTGGATGGCATATTTAAAAACACACTACAAACTATATTTTTATTGTGCATTATTAAATGGAGTCATTAGAAATGAAGAAAAAACAAAACAATACTTAAAAGAGGTAAAAAAAGATAAGTATATAATTAAACCACCAACTATTAAAAATTTATCAAGCAATTTTGTAATAAAAAATAATGTACTACACATTCCTTTAACGGTTATAAAATATATTGGTCCAGAGTTTATTAGAAAAATTAAGGAATCATATTTAAATAATAAGAGAATTTTTGAAAACTTATTAACATTATTATATTCATTAAACCAATCAACTTTAACTGAACAGAAATATTTAGCCCTTGTTTATTCAGGAGCTTTTGATTGTTTTGGAATTTCAAGAAAAGCTTTAATAGACTATAAAGAAGAAATATTTAACTTAATTAAGTCTTATAAAAGTTTAGATAACTACAACTTAAGCATTGATATACCTAATGTTCAGTTTAGTAATGAAGAAATATTATGTTATGAAAAAGAATATATCGGTTTCTTTATATCATCTAATCCAATTATAGATTTAAGAAAAAAGTTTAAGAATAATAACCTATCAAAAATCGAATCTATTGTTTTACCTGATACTCAAGTTAACATAATTGCATTGGTAGAAAATATTGTTATTAAATTTGATAAAAACAATAAGGAGATGGCATTTGTTAGATGTTCAGATGAAACTGAAAGTTTAGAATTCTCAATATTTTCAAGTGTATATGGATCAATAAAAGATAAAATAATTAAAGGAAAATACTATATTTTTACTTTAAGAACCCAATTTTATAAAGAAAATTTATCATTTAGTTTTGTTAATGTTATAAATCAACTAAATTAGTTAGAAAAGGATTATTATGAAAAAGTATTTATTAGTAGATGGGAACTCTTTATTATTTAGAGCTTTTTATAGTTCGTTTGGAAGAGTCACTTTAACTACAACATCGGGACAACCAACAAACGCAGTTTACTCATTTATTAATATGTTATTTAATATTAATACTAATAATAATTATGATTGTATTGTTGTTGCTTTTGATAAAGGAAAAAAAACCTTTAGACATGATAAGTTGCCAACATATAAAGATGGTAGACAAAAGACACCTTCTGAATTAGTTACACAGTTCCCTATTGTTAGAGAGTTTTTATCAAATGCAAATATTAAATGATATGAAATAGACAATTATGAAGCAGATGATATTATAGGAACACTTGCTAAAAAGTTGGAAAATGAAGATGATGTAATTGTGCATATATTAACTAGTGATCAAGATATGTATCAATTAATAACAAAAAAAGTATTTGTACTAGCACCACAAGTTGGTACTAGCGATATCTTAATTTATGATGAAAGTAAGCTTCAAGAAAAATGAGGAATTAAACCATATCAAGTATCTGATTATAAGGGACTAAGAGGTGATCAGTCTGATAATATAAAGGGAGTAGTTGGTATTGGTGAAAAAACAGCAAAAGAATTATTGAATGAGTATGATAATATTGAAAATATTTATCAGAATATAGAGTCTATAAAAGGGGCGAAAAAAGAAAAATTAATCAACGGAAAAGAAGATGCTTATCTATCTAAAGAAATAGCGACCATATTCTCTGATGTTGATCTTGATTTTAATTTAGAATGTACAAATATTGATTACAACTCTTTAAAAACTTTTTTTCAAAAGTATGAAATGCAATCTCTGGTAAAAAAATATTGTCAAAATACTCCTAATATAATAAAAGAGACAAATTTAGATTATAAAGTTCTAAATAAGTGAGAAGAAAAATATAGTTGTGATGAAAATTCAATCTATATTGAATTACTTAATGACAACTACCATATGCCAGACATTATCGGAATAAGTATTTCAAACATCAAAGGAAACTTTTATTTAAATCTTAATAGTAGTGAAGTTGATATTTTTAACTGAAATAAACCACAATTAGATGAGTCTTTTCAAGAATTTATATTAAGTAAAAAATTTTGTAGTTATGATATTAAAAAAACAATAACATCATTAAAGAATATTGGATATAAAATAAATTCAAGTAATTTTACTTATGACATGATGTTAGCTACATATGTACTTAACTCAAGTATTAAATCAACTTTTGATTCACATTTATTATTTTTAAAACCCGATTCAGAACTTAAAACCTTTGATGAAGTATTCGGTAAGGGAGCTAAAAAAACAAAGGATGTAAACCCAAAAGATAAAGAAGTATATCTTGTTGAAAAGTCTATTTTTATAAACGAACTAAAAAATGTAGTAATAGAAAAACTTATAGCTTCAGAACAATTCGAACTTTATGAATTTATGGAGCTTCCTTTTTCAAAAGTCCTTATAGATATGGAAAACGAAGGAATTCTAATTGATACAGAAGTATTAAAAAGACAAACGGAAGATATTATTTTACTAATAAATAGTTTAGAAAAAGATTTAAAAAATATATTTAAAAAAGATATTACCGATGATTTTAATATTGGTTCACCGAAACAACTTAAAGAATTATTATATGTTAAGTTAGGGTTGCCCGACTTAAATAAAGGAAGCACTGACAAGGAAACTCTCGAAAAACTAGTACAATTTAACCCAAGTATAGAGAAAATTTTGTTAATAAGAAAGTATCAAAAGTTATATTCTACTTATTTAAAAGGTTTTGAAAAGTATATTTATTCAGATAAAAAAATTCATACAATATTTAATCAAACTTTAACATCAACGGGAAGATTAAGTTCTATATACCCGAATATACAAAATATATCCATAAGAGATGAAATGCAAAGGGAGTTTAGAAAAATATTTATTTGTGATGAAGATTACATTTTCTTAAGTTTTGACTATTCTCAAATTGAGTTAAGGGTATTAGCAGATGTTGCTAATGTAAAAAATTTGATTGACTCTTTTAAATCTGGTAAAGATGTTCATGAAGAAGCAGCAAAAAAAATATTTAAGATTCCCGATAATGAAAAAGTTAGTTCTGAAATGAGAAGAATAGCAAAAACATTTAATTTTGGAATATTATATGGATTAAGTGACTTTGGTTTGTCAAAAGATCTTAATATTACAATGAAAGAAGCAAAAGAGTATATTAAAAGTTATTATGAATCATTTCCGGAAATACTTGATTTTAAAAAAGATGTTATTAATTTTGCTAATTCTGAAGGATATGTCAAAACTATGGCAAATAGAAGACGATATATTTATGAGTTACAAAGTTCAAACTTCATGATAAAGCAGTTTGGAGAAAGAGCAGCTGTAAATGCGGTTATACAAGGTACAGCTGCTGACATCTTAAAAGTCGCAATGATCGAAATTTGAGAAATACTCTTAAAAAATTTCACCGAAGCCAAAATGGTAGCGCAAATACATGATGAAATAATTTTTAAAGTTAAGTCAAATGAAGTAGATAAATTGATTCCTGAAATAGAATATATAATGTCTGCAGCATATAATAAAATTTTAGATAAATACAATCATTGTAGATCATCGAGAGTTAGTTTAGATGTAAATTATAGTATAGGTAAGAATTGACTTGACCTAAAATAAAAGAGGAATAATTATGCCAGAATTACCAGAAGTTGAAACAGTCGTAAGTATTTTAAAGAAGAATGTAATAGGGAAAATAATTAAAAACATTTCAATTTTATACCCTAATTTAATAAAAACAGATATTTTAGTTGATGAATTTAAAAATACATTAATTAATAAAACAATACTTGATATTACTAGAATTGGTAAATATATAATTTTTGATTTAGGAGATTATGTTTTAATTAGTCATCTTAGAATGGAAGGTAAATGATTTTACATTAATGATTTAAGCTTAGTTAGCGAAAAACATATTGAGGCGATTTTTAGTTTGGATAATGGTTATTATTTGATATATGATGATACTCGTAAATTTGGTACTTTCAATTTAGAATTAAAAGATGAATATAAAAAAATAAATCCTATTGT harbors:
- the polA gene encoding DNA polymerase I, translated to MKKYLLVDGNSLLFRAFYSSFGRVTLTTTSGQPTNAVYSFINMLFNINTNNNYDCIVVAFDKGKKTFRHDKLPTYKDGRQKTPSELVTQFPIVREFLSNANIKWYEIDNYEADDIIGTLAKKLENEDDVIVHILTSDQDMYQLITKKVFVLAPQVGTSDILIYDESKLQEKWGIKPYQVSDYKGLRGDQSDNIKGVVGIGEKTAKELLNEYDNIENIYQNIESIKGAKKEKLINGKEDAYLSKEIATIFSDVDLDFNLECTNIDYNSLKTFFQKYEMQSLVKKYCQNTPNIIKETNLDYKVLNKWEEKYSCDENSIYIELLNDNYHMPDIIGISISNIKGNFYLNLNSSEVDIFNWNKPQLDESFQEFILSKKFCSYDIKKTITSLKNIGYKINSSNFTYDMMLATYVLNSSIKSTFDSHLLFLKPDSELKTFDEVFGKGAKKTKDVNPKDKEVYLVEKSIFINELKNVVIEKLIASEQFELYEFMELPFSKVLIDMENEGILIDTEVLKRQTEDIILLINSLEKDLKNIFKKDITDDFNIGSPKQLKELLYVKLGLPDLNKGSTDKETLEKLVQFNPSIEKILLIRKYQKLYSTYLKGFEKYIYSDKKIHTIFNQTLTSTGRLSSIYPNIQNISIRDEMQREFRKIFICDEDYIFLSFDYSQIELRVLADVANVKNLIDSFKSGKDVHEEAAKKIFKIPDNEKVSSEMRRIAKTFNFGILYGLSDFGLSKDLNITMKEAKEYIKSYYESFPEILDFKKDVINFANSEGYVKTMANRRRYIYELQSSNFMIKQFGERAAVNAVIQGTAADILKVAMIEIWEILLKNFTEAKMVAQIHDEIIFKVKSNEVDKLIPEIEYIMSAAYNKILDKYNHCRSSRVSLDVNYSIGKNWLDLK
- the dnaE gene encoding DNA polymerase III subunit alpha: MNYKAIIGVQTCYNFLDSTIKVNDYVSFLKESNINVGFYADENVMYGAYEFFDACNKNNIKPIIGLKVAINDSLLYIYAKNNKGYISLIKLSTFIQETLEGNKSFILEDIQSYVNDNHIIVLQTDEISFINTFTKKIDENDIFFSASSICVSNKNKIIYTNKICYLNKESFEVYKALKALKNGITYKEVNDQNNYYYQTIEEIKDIVDIKNHDYNIQYIIDNVDDDVITNNDKHFLKYPNSMKMPSDSYLRFICEESLELYLNDIEDNKRSIYTNRLEYELETIYSMGFSDYFLIVHDLIKKSVELGILYGPGRGSAAGSLVAYLLKITKVDPIKWNLIFERFLNIERITLPDIDIDFQDDRREELIEYLFEKYGKYHFATITTFQTIGVKNALRDCGRVLEIPLLDINDMTKSISNEDMLNMEAALLNSVKLYNYSLKYPKLFQVAKNIVGLPRQSGTHAAGVVFCDKLMNEVVPLKVGINGILQTQYPMNYLERIGLIKTDILGLRNLTILQDILTLINKNTNENLALENIDLNDEMTFNTLNKGDTLGVFQLESKGMTNLLVSMKVKSIDDIAITSALYRPGPQDNIQEFLNRKNNKIKKWNVNEKLKGILENTYGVIVYQEQILEILKTVSKMSYSRADIVRRAISKKDQNLLHTERESFINSAKNNDYSESESIELWNYIEKFANYGFNKSHSVSYSFISYWMAYLKTHYKLYFYCALLNGVIRNEEKTKQYLKEVKKDKYIIKPPTIKNLSSNFVIKNNVLHIPLTVIKYIGPEFIRKIKESYLNNKRIFENLLTLLYSLNQSTLTEQKYLALVYSGAFDCFGISRKALIDYKEEIFNLIKSYKSLDNYNLSIDIPNVQFSNEEILCYEKEYIGFFISSNPIIDLRKKFKNNNLSKIESIVLPDTQVNIIALVENIVIKFDKNNKEMAFVRCSDETESLEFSIFSSVYGSIKDKIIKGKYYIFTLRTQFYKENLSFSFVNVINQLN